The window CTTAATAGAAAATCATCCTGATTATGTATGTAAGGTGCCTCTTTTTGCACAATATTATTACATTGGAGATTTACCTCCGAAACGGAATGGATTTAATAAATCGGATCCACAACCAAATATGATTACCCAGCCCAACCTAACAGAAGAAGATGATTCTGAAATCTCAACCTATGAAACTGATGGATCAAAAGTGCAACCTACTGCAGTAGATTCTGTGGAATTGGAACCACCTCTTATAGATAATCGGCGAGTTCGGTATAACGAAGAAACTCCTTAGATACCAAATAATTTTCCTGGATGGACCACAGGAAAATCCAGGGTTTGTCCAACGTTACAGTTTCAATTACTTTTATAGCGTCTGTTAAGTTCCGATTGGGTTTGTTGAAAATGAGTCCAAGTTTAGGATTTTGATAGAAAGACCTGTTCCCACCATTCCCAGTTTTGTCTGGATGAAAAAGTGGGTCCAAAAAATTCCAAACAGAATCATAATCGGAATACCATGTTAGGAGTGTTAAGTCTCCTTTTCCCTCTCCGTTTTCTTTGTATAGAGGAGCTTTTTCCATCGGTTTTAATTTAATTTTTAATCCAATCTCTTCTAGCGCTTGTTTAATGGCTCTTCCTTTGGTTTGGTTTTCGTCATCCCCACGCATTCGAAATTCAATTTGTTTTGTTAAAATATTCGGATAACATCTGGATTGTTTTAATTCAATTAACGCTTTCTCTCTGTTGTATGAAATATCGATGTTAGTTAATTTTAATTTTAATGTTTCCAAATACGGTAATGGAATTGGACCATACGTTAGATCCGCATGATTTTCTAAGAGTTTTTGAATGATGAGTTCTCTTGGAATACTAAAGTTAAGTGCATTTCGGAAATGAAAATCAAAACATGGATTCGTTTGGTTGATGGTAACATATTGTACGGATCTTCCTTTTTTTGTTAGAGCGTATATCGATGTTGCTTCTGGGATCGAAAGTAAAAAATCCGATAGTTTAAAAGCATCTAATTCTGATTTGCGATATAAAAACAATGAGGTCGTAGATTGAGGTAAAATATAAAATCGTATGCTTTTTGGGAATTGAATTCCATTGTCTTTTTGGTAATGGATGTCGATGAATTCATTTTTTTTCCAATTCACTAGTTTGTATTTCCCATACGTTTTTAACGTATTTTTTGCCCACTCTTCTTTCCCAATGATAGAGGCAAATGGTAAACTGAGTTTTTCCTTCCATTCCGATTCTGATGTGTCTTTTCGGATATGTAACTCGAGTACGGATCCCGAGAGGATCTCAACTGATTTCAAAAACTGATAATCCGCTTTTCTTGGATAGGATTCTAAGATCAGTCGAGATAAACTAAATTGGATGTCCTGAATTGGTGGACTGTCTGAGTTCAGGGTAAACCGTAAAATGCTTTCGGAAGCACTTTGCACTTTTGTTTCCTTTGTGATCCAAGGGGAGATAAAAAATCCTTTTTCTGAAATAAAGAGCCCTTGGTGGAGGAATCGAGCTAGTTTTTGGCTTGTGAGATCAGTGCTAAAAAGTGGATCCAAATTCGTTGGGTCTGATGGCAGAGCAATTTTAATGTCAAACTCTACAGAATCTCTCCTACAAAAAGTGAGGGACAAGAGAAAGAAAACGAGGGATAAGGTTCTCATACGTGAAGATTTACCGAAAACTCTGGCCATATTTGGCGAAATACAAATACAGACTCAGCTTAGGAGTTTTTCTGTCTATATTTGTTTCTATTTTTAACGGCGCTTCGCTCACCTCGCTCATCCCAATCTTTGATTCCTTGGGAACTGGCGAAAATTATAAGTTTCAAATTGCCCTAACCAAAAAAGACCAGACACTTCTCTCCGAATATAAAAATCCCGATCGTTTGCAAGGGCTGACATACTGGGAATGGCAATTTGCCAATCTCAAAGAAAAAACCAATGCAGAACTTGCCGAAAAAAAACCAGATGATTTGGTTTATCTATTTTGCCTCATCATTTTACCCATTTATTTTTTGAAGCTTCTTTGCCTGGCAGGCACTGTTTATTTTGTCAATTCGGCTGGGTTACTCGCTGTAAAAGACCTGCGCCAAGCCCTTTATCAAAAACTCCAAGTATTACCTCTCAATGAATTTTACCGTGAAAAAACGGGAGTTCTCATGAGTCGGGTCATCAATGACGTCGACATCGTTGGCAAAGTGGTATCGAATGATTTAAAAGATGCCATCAATGACTTTTTTTACATCATCACCCATTTAATCATCTTACTAGTGTTAAGTTGGAAATTGTTTTTTTTACTTTTTATTGTCATCCCCCTTATCGTTGGACCGGTGAGTACCTTTGCCGATCGAATTCGAAGGACCACCAAAAACCAACAAGAGCAGTTGTCTGAATTAAATGGTGACCTCCAGGAAGTGATTTCTGGAATCCGAGTGATCCGTGCTTTTTCAATGGAAGAAAAGGAAGCGGAACGATTTTTTAAAGTCAACCAAAACCTATCTGACAAAACATTTAAGACTCACTTTTACCATCAAATAGGTCCCGCCTTAACAGAGTTATCTGGTTCGGTTGTTACCATGGTGTTTTTGGGGATAGGAGCTTATTTATTAGAAGATTCCAGTTTTTCCAAAGGTATGTTCATCGCATTTTTTCTAACGCTCATTTTTCTAATGCGTCCTCTCAAACAAATGAGCATATTGGTGAATTTAATCCAAGCCTCAGTGATAGCAAGTGACCGAGTCTTTGAAATCCTTGGACGGGATGTTGACATCAAAGAACCAATATCTCCAAAACCATTAGGTCATTTGGAAAAAGCGATCGAATACAAAAATGTAACTTATCTTTATCCCAATACAGATTTATATGCATTAAAAAATATCAACCTCACCTTACCGAAAGGAGGAACCATTGCCATTGTTGGTTCCTCTGGTGCAGGAAAATCCACATTAGTTGATTTGTTACCAAGATTGATTGATCCTTCTGAAGGTGGGATTTTTTGGGATGATGTGAACGCCAAAGATTTGAGTTTGGATAATCTCCGAAAACGAATTGGTGTGGTTTCTCAAAATATTTTTTTGTTCAATGGTTCCATTCGAGAAAACATTGCCTTTGGAAAACCAGATGCATCTGAAGAAGAAATCCGAAGAGCTGCTGAAGATGCATTTGCTTCCGAGTTCATTGAATCCTTTGAAGAAGGTTACGATACGATCGTCGGCGAACGGGGAGTGATGTTGTCTGGAGGCCAAAGGCAGAGGATCTCCATTGCAAGGACATTACTTGCCAATCCAGAAGTCCTTATTTTAGATGAAGCAACTTCAGCATTGGATACAGAATCGGAAAGATTGATCCAACAAGCATTTGTTCGATTGTACGAAAACAAAACGGTTATCATCATTGCTCACCGTTTATCGACTGTTAAAATTGCTGATACGATCTACTATTTAGAAAATGGAGAGATTGTTGAATCCGGAAGTCACACAGATCTCTTACAAAATCCAAATTCCAAATACAAACGATTGTATGATATGCAGTTTTCGAATTCGAATTGAAACTAAGGATTCCAAGTCGATAGAATGTAATCAAAAACAAATTTCAATTTCTAGTTCTATCATTCCACACAAATGAAATCTTTTGTTTGAATCATCAGTTTTTGAATTATGCCAATCGACCAGTGCCACAGTTCGGGCAAAATTTTGCATTGGGTACTGGAACAAAAGATCCACAATTGGCACATGTCCAGTTTGAGTTGATCTTCGGTTGGTTCATCGTTACTGTCCCTTTTCGTTTTTCCACTAATTCCGATTCAACTGTTTCCAATTCTTCTATGTAAGGAATGGATTGAGATTGGAATTCCTCTTCTGTGAGTTTTCCAGAATCAAAGTCAGATCGAATGTCTTTTAAAGAATCGAGTAGGTTACTCTTTTTTTCATAAATAGCTTTGAGGTGTGCCTCGGTTTCTTTCCCAAAGGGAGATTCATCCACTTGGAACCGATAGTAAAACAATATAAATGGCGCAATCAGAATGATTCCAAATAATACCGAATAGAAATATAAGAGAAAATCCATACGTTCAGAATTTGGACTTTTTATTTTTAGGCAATCTCTTTATCTTTGGTCAAAGAAGAGATTTTAGATTTATGACCGTATCCAACTCACTGATAGAAGAAAAATTAAAAACTGCCGAAGAAATCGCCCAATTATTACCAAATCATGTGACAATGGGCTGTTCAGGATTCACTCCTGCCGGATATCCAAAACTGATCCCCCAAGCCTTTGCCAATCGTATTGAAACTGAAAAAAAATCTGGCAAAACTTTTTCTATCAATCTTTACGCTGGTGCCTCCACTGGAGAAGAGTTAGATGGTGTTCTCGCGAAAACGGGAGCACTTAAATTAAGAATTCCTTACCAATCCAATTCATATTTACGAAACTTAATCAACCAAGGGGAAACGGATTTTATT of the Leptospira biflexa serovar Patoc strain 'Patoc 1 (Paris)' genome contains:
- a CDS encoding ABC transporter substrate-binding protein, with the translated sequence MRTLSLVFFLLSLTFCRRDSVEFDIKIALPSDPTNLDPLFSTDLTSQKLARFLHQGLFISEKGFFISPWITKETKVQSASESILRFTLNSDSPPIQDIQFSLSRLILESYPRKADYQFLKSVEILSGSVLELHIRKDTSESEWKEKLSLPFASIIGKEEWAKNTLKTYGKYKLVNWKKNEFIDIHYQKDNGIQFPKSIRFYILPQSTTSLFLYRKSELDAFKLSDFLLSIPEATSIYALTKKGRSVQYVTINQTNPCFDFHFRNALNFSIPRELIIQKLLENHADLTYGPIPLPYLETLKLKLTNIDISYNREKALIELKQSRCYPNILTKQIEFRMRGDDENQTKGRAIKQALEEIGLKIKLKPMEKAPLYKENGEGKGDLTLLTWYSDYDSVWNFLDPLFHPDKTGNGGNRSFYQNPKLGLIFNKPNRNLTDAIKVIETVTLDKPWIFLWSIQENYLVSKEFLRYTELADYL
- a CDS encoding ABC transporter ATP-binding protein — protein: MKIYRKLWPYLAKYKYRLSLGVFLSIFVSIFNGASLTSLIPIFDSLGTGENYKFQIALTKKDQTLLSEYKNPDRLQGLTYWEWQFANLKEKTNAELAEKKPDDLVYLFCLIILPIYFLKLLCLAGTVYFVNSAGLLAVKDLRQALYQKLQVLPLNEFYREKTGVLMSRVINDVDIVGKVVSNDLKDAINDFFYIITHLIILLVLSWKLFFLLFIVIPLIVGPVSTFADRIRRTTKNQQEQLSELNGDLQEVISGIRVIRAFSMEEKEAERFFKVNQNLSDKTFKTHFYHQIGPALTELSGSVVTMVFLGIGAYLLEDSSFSKGMFIAFFLTLIFLMRPLKQMSILVNLIQASVIASDRVFEILGRDVDIKEPISPKPLGHLEKAIEYKNVTYLYPNTDLYALKNINLTLPKGGTIAIVGSSGAGKSTLVDLLPRLIDPSEGGIFWDDVNAKDLSLDNLRKRIGVVSQNIFLFNGSIRENIAFGKPDASEEEIRRAAEDAFASEFIESFEEGYDTIVGERGVMLSGGQRQRISIARTLLANPEVLILDEATSALDTESERLIQQAFVRLYENKTVIIIAHRLSTVKIADTIYYLENGEIVESGSHTDLLQNPNSKYKRLYDMQFSNSN
- a CDS encoding zinc ribbon domain-containing protein, with translation MDFLLYFYSVLFGIILIAPFILFYYRFQVDESPFGKETEAHLKAIYEKKSNLLDSLKDIRSDFDSGKLTEEEFQSQSIPYIEELETVESELVEKRKGTVTMNQPKINSNWTCANCGSFVPVPNAKFCPNCGTGRLA